One part of the Eucalyptus grandis isolate ANBG69807.140 chromosome 10, ASM1654582v1, whole genome shotgun sequence genome encodes these proteins:
- the LOC104423965 gene encoding disease resistance protein RGA2-like → MGYEWRAWVHVSGSLDEREIPFEIRKHVEKLARDVKDMDMEEIMTMVQQKLTKKNRFLIVLDDVQPSDEQLVRVLAISVPIFSKGHIITTTQDSKIAKLTDTSEAEPIRLQNLGNEESQRMLAWKLHGVPEGQRLSKEEKDILNECCGLAFHISLLGGFLSNAGERERTALAEEGFKLDILQLSCHKLPIHLKPCFIYMDFFPVTIPIPTRRLVRRWLAEGLLDSHCYDGESEMKRQPEDVGETFILELANRNVIDVVSWRVDGSPKACQMITSLYDMIRPIAMSMRFLHIHGTSKLKDKNNRDPTSQQQQLLAQPRERSKIRWLAEHTNIVRDGWVLHKLVLLRYIGLRSTVLDSIPSAVADLYHLETLDIKHTNVTSLPSSLWKARNLRHLHLNWFYVDLKNILKACSNNVNALTPNLERAGYWRR, encoded by the exons ATGGGTTATGAGTGGCGCGCTTGGGTCCATGTCTCGGGCAGCTTGGACGAGCGGGAGATCCCGTTTGAGATACGGAAGCACGTCGAGAAGCTAGCGAGGGACGTGAAAGACATGGATATGGAGGAGATAATGACGATGGTGCAACAaaaattgaccaagaagaaCAGATTCCTCATAGTGTTGGATGACGTGCAGCCATCTGACGAGCAACTCGTGCGAGTGTTAGCGATTAGCGTCCCAATCTTCTCAAAGGGCCACATAATTACCACAACTCAGGACAGTAAGATAGCCAAGTTGACGGATACATCCGAGGCAGAGCCGATTAGGCTACAAAATTTGGGCAATGAAGAAAGCCAGAGGATGCTCGCTTGGAAGTTGCATGGAGTACCGGAAGGTCAGAGACTCTCAAAAGAGgagaaggatatcctaaacgaGTGTTGTGGCTTGGCGTTCCATATATCCTTACTCGGCGGGTTTCTGTCGAATGCAGGAGAGCGCGAGCGCACAGCGTTGGCGGAAGAGGGTTTCAAGTTAGATATACTACAGTTGAGTTGCCATAAATTGCCGATCCATCTAAAACCGTGCTTCATCTACATGGATTTTTTCCCCGTAACAATCCCCATCCCAACAAGAAGGTTAGTGAGGCGGTGGTTGGCCGAGGGCTTATTGGATTCACATTGTTACGACGGAGAAAGCGAAATGAAAAGGCAGCCTGAGGACGTGGGAGAGACGTTTATTCTGGAGCTCGCGAATAGGAACGTGATCGATGTAGTGAGCTGGAGGGTGGATGGATCCCCCAAAGCTTGCCAAATGATCACCTCCCTTTATGACATGATCCGCCCAATTGCAATGAGCATGAGGTTCCTACACATACATGGCACTAGCAAGTTGAAAGACAAGAACAACCGCGACCCAACTAGCCAGCAACAACAGCTGCTGGCCCAACCGCGAGAAAGAAGCAAGATTCGGTGGCTTGCGGAGCACACGAACATAGTCAGAGAcggct GGGTGCTCCACAAGCTGGTGCTCCTAAGGTACATAGGATTGAGATCCACGGTGTTGGACTCGATCCCAAGTGCCGTTGCAGATCTGTACCATCTCGAGACTCTCGACATAAAGCACACCAACGTCACTTCCCTGCCGAGTTCCTTGTGGAAGGCGAGGAACTTGAGGCACCTGCATCTCAACTGGTTCTATGTCGACTTGAAGAACATCCTCAAGGCTTGTAGCAACAATGTCAATGCCTTAACTCCAAACCTTGAGCGGGCTGGTTATTGGCGAAGATAA